From Bacteroidota bacterium, the proteins below share one genomic window:
- a CDS encoding (d)CMP kinase, translating into MKNKKITIAIDGYSSCGKSTVAKALAKKLDYVYIDSGAMYRAVTLYCLQEKIIKDGKFSEKDVLGAMNKIELEFKMNPTAHVSEIYLNGKNAEKEIRGMNVSHYVSPVSAIKGVREKIVALQRAFGKEKGIVMDGRDIGTNVFPDAELKIFMTADENIRAQRRWKELQEKGMDGTLEDVKKNIAHRDYEDTHRQHNPLHKANDAVVLDNTAMTMEEQLAFALKLAKERINSSP; encoded by the coding sequence ATGAAGAATAAAAAAATCACCATCGCCATTGACGGCTATTCTTCCTGCGGAAAAAGCACCGTTGCCAAAGCGCTTGCAAAAAAACTGGATTATGTTTATATTGATTCGGGCGCCATGTACCGCGCAGTAACTTTATATTGTTTGCAGGAGAAAATTATTAAGGATGGAAAATTTTCTGAGAAAGATGTGCTCGGTGCAATGAATAAAATCGAACTTGAATTTAAGATGAATCCAACTGCTCATGTCTCTGAAATTTATCTGAACGGAAAAAATGCAGAGAAAGAAATCCGCGGAATGAATGTTTCGCATTATGTGAGCCCCGTCAGCGCCATTAAAGGAGTGCGGGAAAAAATTGTGGCGCTGCAGCGCGCTTTTGGAAAAGAAAAAGGAATTGTGATGGACGGACGCGATATCGGAACAAATGTTTTTCCCGATGCCGAACTGAAAATTTTTATGACTGCCGATGAAAACATTCGCGCCCAGCGCAGATGGAAAGAGTTACAAGAAAAAGGAATGGACGGAACTCTTGAGGATGTGAAAAAAAATATTGCTCACCGCGATTACGAAGACACACATCGCCAGCACAACCCGCTTCACAAAGCCAATGATGCAGTGGTGCTTGACAATACTGCTATGACAATGGAAGAGCAGTTGGCATTTGCATTGAAACTGGCAAAGGAAAGAATTAACTCATCGCCATAA
- the porQ gene encoding type IX secretion system protein PorQ translates to MKKIFFLLFFFFAFILLSEVETFAQIGGSKVYEFLNLSVPARVAALGGTVISAKDNDLNLSFQNPSLLDSTVHNQLSMSYIDYFTDIRYGYAAYARSYRKAGSFSAGMQFLNYGTFTSANQYGEINGQFKAADYSLNLSYARPLDSVFSIGGTVKTIYSKFAEYTSYGNALDVAVTYFKKKEQFCSALVIKNIGKQWKPYFISHEPLPFEIQWGFSQKVRHAPFRLNFTFAHLEKWDLTYVDPSVPTTDPITGAPIKKSKASKFADKLGRHVIFGTEVLLTHNFHLLVGYNYMRRQELKLESHPGIAGFSFGFGLKILRFHLSYAYSKFHAAGGPNHFTISTNLSEFYSRK, encoded by the coding sequence ATGAAAAAAATATTCTTTCTTCTTTTTTTCTTTTTCGCATTCATCCTGTTGAGCGAAGTCGAAACATTCGCGCAAATCGGAGGCAGCAAGGTATATGAATTCCTGAATCTTTCGGTGCCTGCGCGCGTGGCGGCATTGGGAGGAACTGTTATTTCTGCAAAAGACAATGACCTGAATCTTTCTTTCCAGAATCCTTCGCTGCTCGACAGCACTGTGCACAATCAACTTTCGATGAGTTATATTGATTACTTCACCGACATCCGCTACGGCTACGCGGCTTATGCGCGCTCCTATAGAAAAGCGGGAAGTTTCAGCGCGGGCATGCAGTTTCTGAATTACGGAACTTTTACTTCGGCAAATCAGTATGGAGAAATTAACGGGCAATTCAAAGCGGCAGATTATTCCCTGAATCTTTCTTATGCGCGCCCGCTCGATTCCGTATTTTCCATAGGAGGAACGGTGAAAACAATTTATTCGAAGTTTGCGGAATATACTTCTTACGGAAATGCGCTGGATGTTGCGGTTACCTATTTCAAAAAGAAAGAACAGTTTTGTTCCGCACTGGTCATAAAAAATATCGGCAAGCAGTGGAAACCCTATTTCATCAGCCACGAGCCGCTGCCTTTTGAAATTCAATGGGGCTTTTCGCAAAAAGTGCGGCACGCGCCTTTCCGTTTGAACTTCACGTTTGCGCATCTTGAAAAATGGGATTTGACTTACGTTGACCCTTCCGTTCCCACCACCGACCCGATTACAGGCGCACCGATTAAAAAAAGCAAGGCGAGCAAATTCGCAGATAAACTCGGGCGGCATGTGATTTTTGGAACCGAGGTTTTGCTCACGCATAATTTTCATTTGCTCGTGGGCTATAATTACATGCGCAGGCAGGAATTAAAATTAGAATCTCATCCCGGCATTGCAGGATTTTCGTTTGGCTTCGGGCTGAAGATTTTGAGGTTTCATCTCAGTTATGCCTATTCGAAATTTCATGCGGCAGGCGGTCCTAATCATTTTACCATCAGCACAAATCTTTCGGAGTTTTATTCACGGAAATAA
- a CDS encoding RNA methyltransferase, which yields MISKAEIKQLRQLRQKKFRDEQKLFIAETPKVVNELLQSPFKLKQLFATCEFPVPSSVSATEITQQELEKISLLTSPNQVLGVFEMHTEKFPPLSLLASELALALDDIRDPGNMGTIIRIADWFGIQTIFCSENCVDVYNPKVVQANMGSMARVKVHYAELKYFLEETKQNPEFRIYGAVMNGKNIYTEKLSSNGIILIGNESKGVSEELLPFVTEKISIPNFGKADSLNAAVAAAIICSEFKRR from the coding sequence ATGATTTCAAAAGCAGAGATAAAACAACTGCGCCAACTCCGGCAGAAGAAATTCCGCGATGAGCAGAAACTCTTTATTGCCGAAACTCCGAAAGTAGTGAATGAACTGCTGCAGTCACCATTCAAACTAAAACAGTTGTTTGCCACCTGTGAATTTCCTGTTCCTTCCTCTGTCAGCGCAACTGAAATTACTCAGCAGGAACTTGAGAAAATTTCTTTGCTTACTTCTCCCAACCAGGTGCTGGGCGTGTTTGAAATGCATACTGAAAAATTTCCCCCTCTCTCTTTACTCGCTTCGGAACTTGCGCTCGCGCTCGATGACATCCGCGACCCCGGAAACATGGGAACGATTATCCGCATTGCCGATTGGTTTGGCATTCAAACTATTTTTTGTTCTGAAAACTGCGTGGATGTGTATAATCCGAAAGTGGTGCAGGCAAACATGGGCAGCATGGCAAGGGTGAAAGTGCATTACGCGGAATTAAAATATTTTCTTGAGGAAACAAAACAAAATCCTGAATTCAGAATTTACGGAGCGGTGATGAACGGAAAAAATATTTACACCGAAAAACTTTCCTCCAACGGAATCATTCTGATTGGAAATGAATCGAAGGGAGTTTCAGAAGAACTGCTCCCTTTCGTTACCGAAAAAATTTCCATTCCTAACTTCGGAAAGGCCGATTCGCTCAATGCAGCCGTTGCTGCCGCCATTATTTGTTCGGAGTTTAAAAGAAGGTGA